From one Rhopalosiphum padi isolate XX-2018 chromosome 2, ASM2088224v1, whole genome shotgun sequence genomic stretch:
- the LOC132921413 gene encoding GTP-binding protein 2 isoform X1, translating to MDSFLDLFDPGTSPPTNCDVWPEDDNDASRLPPEPQMGNVEYKLKLTSPSKLRFEHLVTQLKWRLREGHGEAIYEIGVEDTGKLTGLSSDDMKSSLITLDQMALKLGATTSVLRERSVRKDKIVAEVLVRKVPDDQECIEVMVAVLGGADAGKSTLLGVLAHGEFDNGRGSARLNVLRHLHELRSGRTSSISHEILGFDTEGDVINYQKARTAEEIRDRSSKLITFLDLAGHKKYLKTTVAGLSGYCPNHVMLVVSSPAVNVSSPTQLDMTKEHMDLALALRLPFCIVVTKTDITPADNTINWLESVLKSIGCRKVPLVIKSDDDVITASSAQPTQNVVPIFTISSVTGENLDLLTRFLYVLPPSISIKEKERLEQECCQFQIDEIFKVPDIGTIVGGVLTQGVVNIATELVIGPLDNGTFVPVTVQSIHRNKAPCRVVKATQSASLNLEKAIPGLRNGMVLLGLGVNHSACMFFQARIVVLYHATSIHNGFQTTVHIGNIRQTAAIVAIMECDKRGMHTNDSASVIFKFARHPEYVTEGMRLLFREGQTKGIGIVTQVFALQVVAG from the exons ATGGATTCGTTCTTAGACCTATTCGATCCGGGCACGAGTCCTCCGACCAATTGCGACGTATGGCCAGAAGACGACAACGATGCTTCCCGCCTGCCGCCCGAACCGCAAATGGGCAACGTCGAGTACAAGCTCAAACTGACTAGTCCGTCGAAGTTGCGCTTTGAACATCTAGTCACGCAG CTAAAGTGGAGGCTAAGAGAGGGGCACGGTGAAGCTATCTATGAGATCGGTGTCGAAGACACGGGAAAGCTAACCGGATTGTCTTCTGATGATATGAAGTCCAGTTTAATTACATTGGATCAAATGGCCCTCAAACTTGGTGCCACTACATCAGTATTACGAGAAAGATCTGTCAGAAAGGATAAAATAGTTGCGGAAGTCTTAGTTagaaag GTTCCAGATGACCAAGAATGTATAGAAGTTATGGTTGCTGTGTTAGGAGGTGCAGATGCTGGTAAGTCAACTCTTCTTGGTGTCTTAGCACATGGCGAATTCGATAACGGCCGTGGTAGTGCACGGTTAAATGTTTTAAGACATTTACATGAACTTAGATCTGGACGAACTTCTTCTATATCTCATGAAATTCTCGGTTTTGATACTGAg ggTGATGTTATTAACTATCAAAAAGCACGTACAGCTGAAGAGATTAGAGATCGTTCATCCAAGTTGATCACATTTCTTGATCTGGCTGgacataaaaaatatcttaaaactaCCGTAGCTGGTTTAAGTGGTTACTGTCCAAATCATGTTATGTTAGTTGTGAGCAGTCCAGCTGTAAATGTTTCTAGTCCTACTCAATTAGACATGACCAAAGAGCATATGGATTTAGCGTTAGCACTTAGGCTCCCATTTTGCATTGTTGTCACAAAGACTGACATTACTCCTGCAGACAATACAATCAATTGGTTGGAGTCAGTGTTGAAATCAATTGGGTGTcgaaaa gtTCCTCTTGTTATTAAATCTGATGATGATGTCATTACAGCAAGTTCAGCACAGCCAACACAAAatgttgtacctatatttaccATATCCAGTGTTACTGGTGAAAATTTAGATTTACTAACCAgatttttatacgttttaccaccaagtataagtataaaagaaaaagaaagatTGGAAcag gaATGTTGTCAGTTCCAAATAGATGAGATTTTTAAAGTACCAGATATTGGTACGATTGTCGGTGGTGTACTTACACAAGGTGTTGTGAATATAGCTACAGAATTAGTCATAG gtcCTCTTGATAATGGAACATTTGTTCCAGTCACTGTACAGTCTATACACAGAAATAAAGCTCCATGCCGTGTAGTAAAAGCAACCCAGAGTGCAtcattaaatttagaaaaagcTATACCGGGCCTGAGGAATGGTATGGTTTTATTGGGATTAGGCGTGAATCATAGTGCCTGTATGTTCTTTCAG GCTAGGATTGTGGTACTTTATCATGCAACATCTATACATAATGGATTTCAAACCACTGTACACATTGGGAATATACGACAAACTGCTGCTATTGTTGCTATCATGGAGTGTGATAAACGAGGCATGCACACAAATGACTCTGCATCAGTAATATTTAAGTTTGCACGTCATCCAGAATATGTAACAGAAGGCATGAGATTATTATTCAGAGAAGGGCAGACTAAAGGAATTGGAATTGTTACACAGGTGTTTGCTTTGCAAGTAGTGGCaggataa
- the LOC132920160 gene encoding nucleolysin TIAR, whose product MSDESNPRTLYVGNLDPSVTEELLCALFTNIGPVNACKVIREPGSDPYAFLEFDTHSGAATALAAMNGRLFLDKEMKVNWATTPGNQPKLDTSNHYHIFVGDLSPEIETHTLKEAFAPFGEISNCRIVRDPQTLKSKGYAFVSFVKKSDAENAINSMNGQWLGSRSIRTNWSTRKPPPPRAPNKYSGYRAVTFDDVYNQSSPTNCTVYCGGIVEGLTEELVEQVFSRFGTIVEIRAFRDKGYAFIKFSTKEAATTAIEAVHNTEINGHPVKCFWGKESGDPNSAANLAAQAAASTDTTGQYSYNMAYNQGMNYWYPYAQMQGQYVQGMQASYGGAAAYSQYTGYPYQMANATAYQMGNGTGQAANGQQMSTPANMQAGVYSMQYQSQ is encoded by the coding sequence ATGAGTGACGAGAGCAACCCTCGTACGCTATACGTTGGTAATTTAGACCCATCAGTCACCGAAGAGTTACTATGTGCATTGTTCACAAACATTGGTCCAGTAAATGCATGCAAGGTGATACGTGAGCCAGGCAGTGATCCTTATGCGTTCCTTGAATTTGATACTCATTCGGGTGCGGCTACAGCACTAGCCGCAATGAATGGTCGACTCTTTTTAGATAAAGAGATGAAAGTCAATTGGGCCACAACGCCTGGCAATCAGCCTAAGCTTGATACAAGCAACcattatcatatatttgttGGGGATCTAAGCCCTGAAATTGAAACACACACTCTGAAAGAGGCATTTGCACCTTTCGGAGAGATTTCCAACTGTCGTATTGTACGCGACCCTCAGACTTTAAAGTCAAAAGGATACGCTTTTGtatcatttgtaaaaaaatctgATGCTGAAAATGCTATTAATTCAATGAATGGCCAATGGCTGGGTAGTCGAAGCATCAGGACAAATTGGTCAACTAGAAAGCCACCTCCACCTAGAGCCCCAAACAAGTACAGTGGTTATCGAGCAGTAACATTTGATGATGTTTATAATCAGTCCAGTCCAACAAATTGTACAGTATACTGTGGAGGCATTGTTGAAGGCTTAACAGAAGAGCTAGTTGAACAGGTGTTTTCACGATTTGGCACAATTGTTGAAATTAGAGCATTCCGAGACAAAGGGTATGCATTTATTAAGTTTTCTACAAAAGAAGCAGCAACAACTGCCATTGAAGCTGTACACAATACAGAAATAAACGGACACCCTGTTAAATGTTTCTGGGGTAAAGAATCAGGTGACCCAAATAGTGCAGCTAATCTTGCTGCACAAGCTGCAGCTAGTACTGATACTACTGGCcaatactcatataatatgGCATATAATCAAGGAATGAATTACTGGTACCCATATGCTCAAATGCAAGGCCAATATGTGCAGGGTATGCAAGCCAGCTATGGTGGCGCCGCTGCTTACAGTCAATATACTGGATATCCATATCAGATGGCAAATGCCACTGCATATCAAATGGGTAATGGAACAGGACAAGCTGCTAATGGACAACAGATGTCAACACCAGCCAATATGCAAGCTGGGGTTTACTCAATGCAGTATCAAAGTCAGTGA
- the LOC132921413 gene encoding GTP-binding protein 2 isoform X2, protein MDSFLDLFDPGTSPPTNCDVWPEDDNDASRLPPEPQMGNVEYKLKLTSPSKLRFEHLVTQLKWRLREGHGEAIYEIGVEDTGKLTGLSSDDMKSSLITLDQMALKLGATTSVLRERSVRKDKIVAEVLVRKVPDDQECIEVMVAVLGGADAGKSTLLGVLAHGEFDNGRGSARLNVLRHLHELRSGRTSSISHEILGFDTEGDVINYQKARTAEEIRDRSSKLITFLDLAGHKKYLKTTVAGLSGYCPNHVMLVVSSPAVNVSSPTQLDMTKEHMDLALALRLPFCIVVTKTDITPADNTINWLESVLKSIGCRKVPLVIKSDDDVITASSAQPTQNVVPIFTISSVTGENLDLLTRFLYVLPPSISIKEKERLEQECCQFQIDEIFKVPDIGTIVGGVLTQGVVNIATELVIGPLDNGTFVPVTVQSIHRNKAPCRVVKATQSASLNLEKAIPGLRNGMVLLGLGVNHSAC, encoded by the exons ATGGATTCGTTCTTAGACCTATTCGATCCGGGCACGAGTCCTCCGACCAATTGCGACGTATGGCCAGAAGACGACAACGATGCTTCCCGCCTGCCGCCCGAACCGCAAATGGGCAACGTCGAGTACAAGCTCAAACTGACTAGTCCGTCGAAGTTGCGCTTTGAACATCTAGTCACGCAG CTAAAGTGGAGGCTAAGAGAGGGGCACGGTGAAGCTATCTATGAGATCGGTGTCGAAGACACGGGAAAGCTAACCGGATTGTCTTCTGATGATATGAAGTCCAGTTTAATTACATTGGATCAAATGGCCCTCAAACTTGGTGCCACTACATCAGTATTACGAGAAAGATCTGTCAGAAAGGATAAAATAGTTGCGGAAGTCTTAGTTagaaag GTTCCAGATGACCAAGAATGTATAGAAGTTATGGTTGCTGTGTTAGGAGGTGCAGATGCTGGTAAGTCAACTCTTCTTGGTGTCTTAGCACATGGCGAATTCGATAACGGCCGTGGTAGTGCACGGTTAAATGTTTTAAGACATTTACATGAACTTAGATCTGGACGAACTTCTTCTATATCTCATGAAATTCTCGGTTTTGATACTGAg ggTGATGTTATTAACTATCAAAAAGCACGTACAGCTGAAGAGATTAGAGATCGTTCATCCAAGTTGATCACATTTCTTGATCTGGCTGgacataaaaaatatcttaaaactaCCGTAGCTGGTTTAAGTGGTTACTGTCCAAATCATGTTATGTTAGTTGTGAGCAGTCCAGCTGTAAATGTTTCTAGTCCTACTCAATTAGACATGACCAAAGAGCATATGGATTTAGCGTTAGCACTTAGGCTCCCATTTTGCATTGTTGTCACAAAGACTGACATTACTCCTGCAGACAATACAATCAATTGGTTGGAGTCAGTGTTGAAATCAATTGGGTGTcgaaaa gtTCCTCTTGTTATTAAATCTGATGATGATGTCATTACAGCAAGTTCAGCACAGCCAACACAAAatgttgtacctatatttaccATATCCAGTGTTACTGGTGAAAATTTAGATTTACTAACCAgatttttatacgttttaccaccaagtataagtataaaagaaaaagaaagatTGGAAcag gaATGTTGTCAGTTCCAAATAGATGAGATTTTTAAAGTACCAGATATTGGTACGATTGTCGGTGGTGTACTTACACAAGGTGTTGTGAATATAGCTACAGAATTAGTCATAG gtcCTCTTGATAATGGAACATTTGTTCCAGTCACTGTACAGTCTATACACAGAAATAAAGCTCCATGCCGTGTAGTAAAAGCAACCCAGAGTGCAtcattaaatttagaaaaagcTATACCGGGCCTGAGGAATGGTATGGTTTTATTGGGATTAGGCGTGAATCATAGTGCCT GCTAG